Proteins encoded together in one Bradyrhizobium sp. PSBB068 window:
- a CDS encoding LysR family transcriptional regulator produces the protein MLDLELLRSFVSVVDAGGFTRAGERVHRTQSTVSQQIKRLEEDVGQPLLIRSGKDVTPTEAGERLLTYARRLLSLAEEARDVLSRPGSEGAIRIGITEDFAAYRLTRLLATFARSHPNLRLDVRSGQSLYLYRDLERGDLDLALIKRAASEKAGIAVWPERVHWVTSKSHPRDTTAGSVPLIGFGSGCLYRAHAIHALERAGRNWHMAYTSSSLAGIQAAVAAGLGLSILSEMSIQAEHRVLTAKDGFAPIERTEVALVAAPEARPATLRLADRLAEYCESVQAKAA, from the coding sequence ATGCTCGACCTGGAGCTGTTGCGCAGTTTCGTCTCGGTGGTCGATGCCGGCGGCTTCACCCGCGCCGGTGAGCGCGTCCACCGCACGCAATCGACGGTGAGCCAGCAGATCAAGCGCCTGGAGGAGGACGTCGGCCAGCCGCTGTTGATCCGCAGCGGCAAGGACGTCACCCCGACCGAGGCCGGCGAACGGCTGTTGACCTATGCGCGGCGACTGCTGTCGCTCGCGGAGGAGGCCCGCGACGTGCTCTCGCGCCCCGGCAGCGAGGGCGCGATCCGGATCGGCATCACCGAGGACTTTGCCGCCTACCGCTTGACGAGACTGCTTGCGACGTTCGCGCGCAGCCATCCGAATTTGCGGCTCGACGTGCGCTCCGGCCAGAGCCTGTATCTCTACCGCGATCTCGAGCGCGGCGATCTCGATCTGGCGCTGATCAAGCGCGCTGCCAGCGAGAAAGCCGGCATCGCGGTGTGGCCGGAACGCGTGCATTGGGTCACCAGCAAGAGCCATCCGCGCGACACCACGGCCGGCTCGGTGCCGCTGATCGGCTTCGGCTCGGGCTGCCTGTACCGCGCCCACGCCATCCATGCGCTAGAGCGCGCCGGCCGCAACTGGCACATGGCCTACACCTCCTCCAGCCTGGCCGGCATCCAGGCCGCGGTCGCTGCGGGGCTGGGCTTGAGCATTCTCTCGGAAATGTCGATCCAGGCCGAGCACCGCGTGCTGACCGCCAAGGACGGTTTTGCGCCGATCGAGCGCACCGAAGTCGCCCTCGTCGCCGCCCCCGAGGCCCGCCCCGCGACGTTGCGGCTGGCCGACCGGCTCGCCGAGTATTGCGAGAGTGTGCAGGCAAAGGCGGCTTAG
- a CDS encoding DMT family transporter, with protein MSAASSIAVPRVRFNTLPLLIALFCLLWSFAFVAGKVGVTDCPPLILLAARFSLAGILILAVSLLRRDAWDLTWRDAVVFAVLGVANNALYLGLGYTGLKTVSAGLGTLIVSANPVFTAVLAALLLGEALTWRKVAGLLLGIAGVAFIVWHRMSIGSDSPHGVLFTLASLASIVAGTILFKLLAPKGNLWIGNGIQNIAGGLAVMPFAFAFSSVGDIVPSARLAGAFAFLVLGGSILGYVIWFHLLKVCGATAASAYHFLMPPLGMLFAYLVLGEHVEFRDLLGIVPVALGIYLVTRPAAAVPSASFKSGSPRP; from the coding sequence ATGTCCGCCGCATCTTCGATCGCCGTCCCTCGCGTCCGCTTCAACACCCTGCCGCTGCTGATCGCGCTGTTCTGCCTGCTCTGGAGCTTCGCCTTCGTCGCCGGCAAGGTCGGCGTCACCGATTGCCCGCCGCTGATCCTGCTCGCCGCGCGATTTTCGCTGGCCGGCATCCTGATCTTGGCGGTCTCGCTGCTGCGCCGGGACGCATGGGATCTGACGTGGCGCGATGCCGTCGTGTTCGCCGTGCTCGGCGTCGCCAACAACGCGCTCTATCTCGGTCTCGGCTACACTGGTCTGAAGACGGTCTCTGCCGGTCTCGGCACGCTGATCGTGTCGGCCAATCCGGTGTTCACCGCGGTGCTGGCGGCGCTGTTACTCGGCGAGGCGCTGACCTGGCGCAAGGTCGCCGGCCTGCTGCTCGGAATCGCCGGCGTCGCCTTCATCGTCTGGCATCGCATGTCGATCGGATCAGACAGTCCGCACGGCGTCCTGTTCACGCTGGCTTCGCTCGCCTCGATCGTCGCGGGCACTATCCTGTTCAAGCTGCTCGCGCCCAAGGGCAATTTGTGGATCGGCAACGGCATCCAGAACATTGCCGGGGGCCTTGCGGTGATGCCGTTCGCCTTCGCGTTTTCCAGCGTAGGTGACATCGTGCCGAGCGCCCGGCTCGCCGGCGCCTTCGCCTTCCTGGTGCTCGGCGGCTCGATCCTCGGCTACGTGATCTGGTTTCATCTGCTGAAGGTGTGCGGCGCCACCGCTGCCAGCGCCTATCACTTCCTGATGCCGCCGCTCGGCATGCTGTTCGCCTACCTCGTGCTCGGCGAGCATGTCGAATTCCGCGATCTGCTCGGCATCGTTCCGGTCGCGCTCGGCATCTATCTGGTGACCCGCCCCGCCGCGGCTGTCCCCAGCGCCTCCTTCAAGTCGGGGTCGCCACGGCCATAG
- a CDS encoding divalent metal cation transporter, producing the protein MTRQGTISHHDQDDDAPAEKPRRQPSSFSRIFKALGPGLITGASDDDPSGIGTYSQAGAQLGYGIGWTMLLTFPLMSAIQEISARLGRVSGHGIAGNVCRHYPGWLLAMVVTLLFIANTVNIAADLSAMADATRLLIGGPAILYVVLFGVTSVVAQIFMNYHRYVGVLKWLTLSLFAYVAALAFAQVSWTQVLAGVVLPRVTWSADYFTTIVAILGTTISPYLFFWQASQEAEEQRVDPDKHPLIKRHYGAQREFSRIRADTITGMAFSNLIALSIIVTAAATLHVAGKTDIQTSAQAAEALRPIAGPFAEVIFALGIVGTGLLAIPVLAGATAYAVSEGRRWPVGLARKPKEAIAFYSVLALSGGIGIALNFTPIDPISALYWSAVVNGVLAVPVMVLLMVMARRREVMGGFVIGGWLYWLGWLSTAAMALSVIAMGIGFLL; encoded by the coding sequence ATGACGCGGCAAGGGACGATCTCGCACCACGACCAAGATGACGATGCGCCGGCGGAAAAGCCTCGGCGCCAGCCGTCCAGCTTCAGCCGCATCTTCAAGGCGCTCGGCCCCGGCCTGATCACCGGGGCCTCCGATGACGACCCGTCCGGTATCGGCACCTACAGCCAGGCCGGCGCGCAGCTCGGCTATGGCATCGGCTGGACCATGCTGCTGACCTTCCCGCTGATGAGCGCGATCCAGGAGATTTCGGCGCGGCTCGGCCGTGTCAGCGGGCACGGAATTGCGGGCAATGTCTGCAGGCACTATCCCGGCTGGCTCCTCGCTATGGTGGTGACGCTGCTGTTCATCGCCAACACCGTCAACATCGCCGCCGACCTGTCGGCGATGGCGGACGCAACCAGGTTACTGATCGGCGGTCCGGCCATCCTCTATGTCGTGCTGTTCGGCGTGACGTCGGTGGTCGCTCAGATATTCATGAATTACCACCGCTACGTCGGCGTCCTGAAATGGCTGACGCTCAGTCTGTTCGCCTATGTCGCGGCGCTCGCCTTTGCCCAGGTGTCGTGGACACAGGTGCTGGCCGGCGTGGTGCTGCCGCGCGTCACCTGGAGCGCGGACTATTTCACGACCATCGTCGCGATCCTCGGCACCACGATCTCGCCCTATCTGTTTTTCTGGCAGGCTTCGCAGGAGGCCGAGGAGCAGCGGGTCGATCCCGACAAGCATCCGCTGATCAAGCGGCACTACGGCGCGCAGCGCGAATTCTCGCGCATCCGCGCCGACACCATCACTGGCATGGCATTTTCCAACCTGATCGCGCTGTCGATCATCGTCACTGCCGCGGCCACGCTGCATGTGGCCGGCAAGACCGACATCCAGACCTCGGCGCAGGCCGCCGAGGCGTTACGCCCGATCGCCGGACCCTTTGCCGAGGTGATCTTCGCGCTCGGCATCGTTGGCACTGGCCTGCTGGCGATCCCGGTGCTTGCGGGAGCGACGGCCTATGCGGTCAGCGAGGGACGTCGATGGCCGGTCGGGCTGGCACGCAAGCCGAAGGAGGCGATCGCGTTCTATTCGGTGCTGGCGCTGTCGGGCGGCATCGGCATCGCGCTCAACTTCACACCGATCGATCCGATCTCGGCGCTGTACTGGAGCGCAGTCGTCAACGGCGTGCTCGCCGTGCCCGTGATGGTGCTACTGATGGTCATGGCACGCCGCAGGGAAGTGATGGGAGGCTTCGTGATCGGCGGGTGGCTGTACTGGCTCGGCTGGCTCTCCACGGCTGCGATGGCGCTCAGCGTGATCGCGATGGGGATCGGGTTTCTCCTCTAG
- a CDS encoding Lrp/AsnC ligand binding domain-containing protein yields the protein MRRRGCTPAILARSTSLSRRMISMTLSPTAAGIGSDTCVKPRSWQRSSISADVVDIRPKQQTRESFERFEKKVIGLPEVVECCMIAGDWDYSLRVVSSDLASYQSFILDRLMHPDTDIASYRTTIILRKVKSTTRIDSSLFRRD from the coding sequence ATGCGTCGCCGAGGATGCACGCCCGCAATCCTGGCACGCTCGACCAGCCTGTCGCGCAGGATGATCTCGATGACCTTGAGCCCGACCGCGGCCGGCATCGGATCGGACACATGCGTGAAGCCGCGTTCGTGGCAGCGCTCCTCGATTTCGGCCGATGTCGTCGACATCCGCCCCAAGCAGCAAACCAGGGAATCCTTCGAACGTTTCGAGAAGAAGGTGATCGGCCTTCCGGAGGTCGTCGAGTGCTGCATGATCGCCGGCGACTGGGATTATTCGCTGCGGGTCGTGTCCTCCGACCTCGCAAGCTATCAGTCGTTCATCCTCGACCGCCTGATGCATCCGGACACCGATATCGCGAGCTATCGCACCACCATCATCCTGCGGAAGGTCAAATCGACGACCAGGATCGACAGCTCGCTGTTTCGCAGGGACTAG
- a CDS encoding TIGR02186 family protein, with the protein MRLCAPLAIAGLVAAGLAAVPARAERLIVSVSNHRVTVTPNYSGGELVLFGSVEKDDKTPPNRGNYDLVVTVSGPRADMVTRRKERKFGIWINTDSRQFLQVPGYLALFSNRPFDQIAAPEVQRRQQLGLNNVTLVQRVGPDFADVVPNDPFRSAFVRLRSEHGLYREATSAVTFLTPTLFRTGIPLPAEVPIGTYNVEIKLFSDGAVVTKTETAFEIVKVGFEQFVATTARQNGLVYGFVTAFMALMTGWMASIVFRKD; encoded by the coding sequence ATGAGGCTGTGTGCACCACTGGCCATCGCGGGCCTCGTCGCCGCCGGCCTCGCAGCCGTGCCCGCTCGTGCGGAGCGGCTGATCGTGTCGGTCTCCAACCACCGTGTCACGGTGACGCCGAACTATTCCGGCGGCGAGCTCGTGCTGTTCGGCTCGGTCGAGAAGGACGACAAGACGCCGCCCAATCGCGGCAATTACGATCTCGTGGTCACCGTGTCGGGCCCGCGCGCCGACATGGTGACACGGCGCAAGGAGCGCAAATTCGGCATCTGGATCAACACCGACTCGCGGCAATTCCTGCAGGTGCCGGGCTATCTCGCGCTGTTCTCCAATCGCCCGTTCGACCAGATCGCCGCACCGGAGGTGCAGCGGCGGCAGCAGCTCGGGCTCAACAACGTTACGCTGGTGCAGCGGGTCGGGCCGGACTTTGCCGACGTGGTGCCGAACGATCCGTTCCGCAGCGCCTTCGTCCGGCTGCGATCCGAGCACGGCCTGTACCGCGAGGCGACCTCGGCAGTGACGTTCCTGACCCCGACCTTGTTCCGCACCGGCATCCCGCTGCCGGCCGAGGTGCCGATCGGCACCTACAATGTCGAGATCAAGCTGTTTTCCGACGGCGCGGTGGTGACCAAGACCGAGACCGCCTTCGAGATCGTCAAGGTCGGCTTCGAACAGTTCGTCGCCACCACCGCGCGGCAGAACGGCCTGGTCTATGGCTTCGTCACCGCCTTCATGGCGCTGATGACCGGCTGGATGGCCTCGATCGTGTTCCGCAAGGACTAA
- a CDS encoding sulfite exporter TauE/SafE family protein: MQLYLPIADIPVNVFLILAMGAAVGFVSGMFGIGGGFLMTPLLIFVGIAPAVAVASVASHIAASSFSGAISYWRRRAIDPLLAAVLLVGGTLGTALGVWTFTFLRSLGQLDLMIALSYVILLTTVGGLMFWEGLRAMLRARGGRPVALRKPGSHGWIHGLPLKLRFKRSKIYLSVIPVVVVGLVIGFIGAVMGIGGGFILVPLMIYVLRVPTSTVIGTSMVLTLVTMVFATMLHAVTNHLVDAVLALILMIGGVTGAQFGARAGQKIRGEHLRLLLGLLVLAVGIRFAVELVIQPQDLFSIRETGGAPP, translated from the coding sequence GTGCAGCTCTACCTCCCGATCGCCGACATTCCGGTCAATGTCTTCCTCATCCTGGCGATGGGCGCGGCGGTGGGATTCGTCTCCGGCATGTTCGGGATCGGCGGCGGCTTCCTGATGACGCCGCTCCTGATCTTCGTCGGCATCGCGCCCGCGGTCGCGGTGGCCTCGGTCGCCAGCCACATCGCAGCCTCCTCGTTCTCCGGCGCGATCTCCTATTGGCGCAGGCGCGCGATCGACCCGTTGCTGGCGGCAGTGCTGCTGGTCGGAGGCACACTCGGCACCGCGCTCGGGGTGTGGACCTTCACCTTCCTGCGCTCGCTCGGCCAGCTCGACCTGATGATCGCGCTGTCCTACGTCATCCTGCTGACGACGGTCGGCGGGCTGATGTTCTGGGAAGGCCTGCGCGCGATGCTGCGCGCCCGCGGCGGACGCCCGGTCGCGCTGCGCAAGCCGGGCAGCCATGGCTGGATCCACGGCCTCCCGCTGAAGCTGCGCTTCAAGCGCTCCAAGATCTATCTCTCGGTCATTCCGGTCGTCGTGGTCGGGCTCGTGATCGGCTTCATCGGGGCGGTCATGGGCATCGGCGGCGGCTTCATCCTGGTGCCGCTGATGATCTATGTGCTGCGGGTGCCGACCTCGACCGTGATCGGCACCTCGATGGTGCTGACCCTCGTGACGATGGTGTTCGCCACCATGCTGCACGCGGTGACCAACCATCTGGTCGACGCCGTGCTGGCGCTGATCCTGATGATCGGCGGCGTCACCGGCGCGCAGTTCGGCGCCCGCGCCGGCCAGAAGATCCGCGGCGAGCACCTGCGCCTCCTGCTCGGCCTGCTGGTGCTCGCGGTCGGCATCCGTTTTGCGGTCGAGCTGGTGATCCAGCCGCAGGACCTGTTCAGCATCCGCGAAACCGGCGGAGCGCCGCCATGA